The following proteins come from a genomic window of Corallococcus sp. NCRR:
- a CDS encoding toxin-antitoxin system YwqK family antitoxin — translation MRAPSVMRLVLLSVPLFSAPAWAIERCAFQGKPINLDNGHSTADLTGTVRCVDEDTKKETHTVSFKNGKQDGWEVRRWSDGRAVEQEFKAGKRHGGFKRYEDGRLVETSHYVDDNEQGESLRYHPNGKVSRRVDRQPEDAKSTYADYDETGRLAKAGCGLRSSWEAGLKDCVWKGPSPLVFFHPNGQKRAVIQLKDGRREGVTELFDQDGQRTATNAFAAGVLDGVSTRYSAGKALTSTTWAKGEREGDETEFFNDGGKKQVVTWKNRQQVKRVEYFQNGERKHELVVTGDRAVESFFEDDGSLRERRNLIKGDFHNGFDPDGVTEAFFPDGGTERREQYVKGKAEGRRQVWADNGTLIEDSQWTKDRVTARKRWNPDGGLVEDEAFHEDGSRKKK, via the coding sequence ATGCGCGCGCCGTCCGTGATGCGACTCGTCCTCCTGTCCGTGCCCCTCTTCTCCGCGCCCGCGTGGGCCATCGAGCGCTGCGCGTTCCAGGGCAAGCCCATCAACCTGGACAACGGCCACTCCACCGCGGACCTCACCGGCACGGTGCGCTGCGTGGACGAGGACACGAAGAAGGAGACGCACACCGTCTCGTTCAAGAACGGCAAGCAGGACGGCTGGGAGGTGCGCCGCTGGTCCGACGGCCGCGCCGTGGAGCAGGAGTTCAAGGCCGGCAAGCGCCACGGCGGCTTCAAGCGCTACGAGGACGGCCGGCTGGTGGAGACCAGCCACTACGTGGACGACAACGAGCAGGGCGAGTCGCTGCGCTACCACCCCAACGGCAAGGTGTCCCGGCGCGTGGACCGGCAGCCGGAGGACGCGAAGAGCACCTACGCGGACTACGACGAGACCGGGCGGCTGGCCAAGGCGGGCTGCGGCCTGCGGTCGTCCTGGGAGGCGGGCCTGAAGGACTGCGTCTGGAAGGGCCCCTCCCCGCTGGTGTTCTTCCATCCGAACGGCCAGAAGCGCGCCGTCATCCAGCTGAAGGACGGGCGGCGCGAAGGCGTCACGGAGCTCTTCGACCAGGACGGGCAGCGCACCGCGACGAACGCGTTCGCCGCGGGCGTGCTCGACGGCGTGAGCACGCGGTACTCCGCCGGGAAGGCCCTCACCTCCACGACCTGGGCCAAGGGCGAGCGGGAGGGTGACGAGACGGAGTTCTTCAACGACGGCGGCAAGAAGCAGGTCGTCACCTGGAAGAACCGCCAGCAGGTGAAGCGCGTGGAGTACTTCCAGAACGGCGAGCGCAAGCATGAGCTCGTGGTGACGGGAGACCGCGCGGTGGAGTCCTTCTTCGAGGACGACGGCTCGCTGCGCGAGCGGCGGAATCTGATCAAGGGGGACTTCCACAACGGCTTCGACCCCGACGGCGTGACGGAGGCCTTCTTCCCGGACGGCGGCACGGAGCGCCGCGAGCAGTACGTGAAGGGCAAGGCGGAGGGCCGGCGCCAGGTGTGGGCGGACAACGGCACCCTCATCGAGGACTCGCAGTGGACGAAGGACCGCGTCACCGCGCGCAAGCGCTGGAACCCGGACGGCGGGCTCGTGGAGGACGAGGCCTTCCACGAAGACGGCTCGCGCAAGAAGAAGTAG
- a CDS encoding TetR/AcrR family transcriptional regulator — protein sequence MTQKTEQKQKSHDAILASAATLLLERGIQASSIMDVMKGAGLTVGGFYGHFDSKEHLFTETLRATARTTWNALLRKAKEDAPDAPALKVLVRYLSRKHRDGVTPTCPLPSITSEVSRAGEPYRGALEAELQEFVQSYADLLPSGARRREKALAAIALMFGALSLSRAVRGTKLGDEFLDAAKKLGAELLTQEGA from the coding sequence ATGACCCAGAAGACGGAGCAGAAGCAGAAGTCGCATGACGCCATCCTCGCGTCCGCCGCCACGCTGCTCCTGGAGCGGGGCATCCAGGCCAGCTCCATCATGGACGTGATGAAGGGGGCCGGGCTCACCGTGGGCGGCTTCTACGGTCACTTCGACTCGAAGGAGCACCTGTTCACGGAGACCCTCCGGGCCACCGCCCGCACCACGTGGAACGCGCTGCTGCGCAAGGCGAAGGAGGACGCGCCGGACGCGCCCGCGCTCAAGGTCCTGGTGCGCTACCTGTCGCGCAAGCACCGCGACGGCGTCACGCCCACCTGCCCGCTGCCCAGCATCACCTCGGAGGTGTCACGCGCGGGCGAGCCCTACCGGGGCGCGCTGGAGGCGGAGCTGCAGGAGTTCGTCCAGTCGTACGCGGACCTGCTGCCGTCCGGGGCGCGGCGCCGGGAGAAGGCGCTGGCCGCCATCGCGCTCATGTTCGGCGCGCTGTCCCTGTCGCGCGCCGTGCGGGGCACGAAGCTGGGCGACGAGTTCCTGGACGCGGCGAAGAAGCTGGGCGCGGAGCTGCTGACGCAAGAGGGGGCCTGA
- a CDS encoding peptidoglycan-binding protein: protein MSLSATTSQRTNSVFSNRSQAVTTSAVRNSANPNAILSQYQPTGASARTARQDGLQPGVAASTKMAQTDLARLKQYKGNIEAAAAKHGLPPALLAAIASRESRAGAALDRTGHGDGGNGFGVMQVDHRYHTTKGGPTSAEHIDQAAGILKGYVNDMKKAHPDWSEAQQLRGAVAAYNSGPGNVRTQAGMDVGTTGGDYSNDVWARAQALAPHFGGAATPGATNTNTSTPTRPQHTADTFEPANTPQRPGAKTWTPAPSMDQVKVRGNNLREGMQGPAVKQLQEMLGVPADGKFGPVTKKAVEDFQRANGVRAGSNAGQVGPDTLKALQGSRPGTTNNTQGTNNTQGTNNTQGTNNNGAVLGNGVRIDTNNATLKKLATSRLNNGQTGYCVRTTLDNMTRLGIPNTPAATGNDPNNPRGGMAQMLRNGWESIPFPGAQQKAIKSPYGNATANVVSADQYRKLVADGKVPDGAIIFQTRHGWDYSGGSKGNDMGIVRNGGKTTHNYQDMNSIIYSDCKEVVILVPKGAIQRD, encoded by the coding sequence ATGAGCCTCTCCGCGACCACGTCCCAGCGCACGAACTCTGTCTTCTCGAATCGTTCCCAGGCTGTGACGACGAGCGCGGTTCGCAACAGCGCGAACCCCAACGCCATCCTGTCCCAGTACCAGCCCACGGGCGCCTCCGCGCGCACGGCGCGGCAGGACGGGCTGCAGCCGGGCGTGGCCGCGTCGACGAAGATGGCGCAGACGGACCTGGCGCGCCTGAAGCAGTACAAGGGCAACATCGAGGCGGCGGCGGCGAAGCACGGCCTGCCCCCGGCGCTGCTGGCGGCCATCGCGAGCCGCGAGTCGCGCGCGGGCGCGGCGTTGGATCGCACGGGCCACGGCGACGGCGGCAACGGCTTTGGCGTGATGCAGGTGGATCACCGCTACCACACGACCAAGGGCGGCCCCACCAGCGCCGAGCACATCGACCAGGCGGCGGGCATCCTCAAGGGCTACGTCAACGACATGAAGAAGGCGCACCCGGACTGGTCCGAGGCGCAGCAGCTTCGTGGCGCGGTGGCCGCGTACAACTCCGGCCCGGGCAACGTCCGCACCCAGGCGGGCATGGACGTGGGCACCACGGGCGGTGACTACTCCAACGACGTGTGGGCGCGCGCGCAGGCGCTGGCGCCGCACTTCGGCGGTGCCGCGACGCCCGGCGCCACCAACACGAACACCAGCACCCCCACGCGCCCGCAGCACACCGCCGACACCTTCGAGCCCGCGAACACCCCGCAGCGGCCGGGGGCGAAGACGTGGACCCCCGCGCCCTCCATGGACCAGGTGAAGGTGCGCGGCAACAACCTGCGCGAGGGCATGCAGGGCCCGGCCGTGAAGCAGCTCCAGGAGATGCTGGGCGTCCCGGCGGACGGCAAGTTCGGCCCCGTGACGAAGAAGGCCGTGGAGGACTTCCAGCGGGCGAACGGCGTGCGCGCGGGCAGCAACGCGGGCCAGGTCGGCCCCGACACGCTCAAGGCGCTGCAGGGCAGCCGCCCCGGCACCACGAACAACACCCAGGGCACGAACAACACCCAGGGCACGAACAACACCCAGGGCACGAACAACAACGGCGCGGTGCTGGGCAACGGCGTCCGCATCGACACGAACAACGCCACGCTGAAGAAGCTGGCCACGTCCCGCCTGAACAACGGCCAGACGGGCTACTGCGTGCGCACCACGCTGGACAACATGACCCGGCTGGGCATCCCGAACACGCCGGCGGCGACGGGCAATGACCCGAACAACCCCCGCGGCGGCATGGCGCAGATGCTGCGCAACGGCTGGGAGTCCATCCCGTTCCCGGGCGCGCAGCAGAAGGCCATCAAGAGCCCGTACGGCAACGCCACCGCGAACGTCGTGAGCGCGGACCAGTACCGCAAGCTCGTCGCGGACGGGAAGGTGCCGGACGGCGCCATCATCTTCCAGACGCGCCACGGCTGGGACTACAGCGGCGGCTCCAAGGGCAACGACATGGGCATCGTGCGCAACGGCGGCAAGACGACCCACAACTACCAGGACATGAACTCCATCATCTATTCGGACTGCAAGGAGGTCGTCATCCTGGTCCCGAAGGGCGCCATCCAGCGCGACTGA
- a CDS encoding Dauer Up-regulated codes for MTTPIDGSAAAAARAAAEAAARAAAEAAARAAAAKAAAEAAAKAAAEQAAKQQAAQQTKQPTVKLFNDGFSSGGAQNNRNGVNRLTGETTNPFATPLGTTGGHARPLTGPVTGNANGAVPVRADVNGAPPAADPKPPHAEALPDKPEDLPKLFPELKDKSKDDLKKAYDSLNKLGTGTFSEKATALGELASQFPETVPNALERLGVKDDKLAKLATNSDALTSLGKLTDPKASKVDKAQAALTLAKVTGDTFAPEDLKGVLDTALKGLPAAEKLVGAIGKWTDPNASATDKATATLELGKALKDFAGDKFPALANDLRKLDGSLRAAGAAITLADPNASTQDKALAAAQLLAEVPDLKKDLKAFADVLKNAGVKNATDVAQQGARMADVKVKGLDPQLASKLTPDQLKKLEAAATKLGGPESLESALKGITDPKALDNLVGQLGKVDAEAGKKLVSALGGMEHKVLNEVLSDPKTTEQFAKLAGKLDDDAAKIVSKLVTDMDAGAVKSLLKLTDKFGADALNTTVKTLGPLLDKAGSKLVGQGLKVMDKVLGKIGVEITADVAGKVFKNLAKVVPVAGALPNAIDAAKFEKESLELHGKNNDLGYFAHTAAVLNTADGALGIALDLTGVGVAVDVGASVLLGAAELAMDIGFTQEKAKYEADPKGYEAPDWMKAVNLAGAAAQGPAGLAHMTAYYGPEGTAQLIQWGVEKAAKGAVKAAEFVGVSQAELAGEGLKGAAKVIHKLADVVRNPSKYGEAAVKAATEAFNTAIEKGGELAKEAKQVLDNVIDGAKKLGEKGLETLKYIAQNPGEAAKKALEGIKSVVDSGLDLATDAGKALYKQAVSTLNDLKAGYDKLTGAAKEKAKELIDGATTLVSNTVNKAKELGEKGLELLAWTAQNPGEAAAKAKEAIGDALAKGGELAKKAWESVKDLGAKGAELAEGLVKGLANAGEKAVETLKYIAENPGEALTKAGEWVGGALSDLARKGGELADAAAGALKDMIDFGGRRLEWAKGFARDLLKDGVESFMNVAKAWKDNLSEGGKELLLAVADLGDAGVDALKDLAGVGGKLAEAAVGHLGDLAKKSIDGAKEALETLADLPGEVGELAGDVFNGVKDFLGDLIPDDIPGVPFI; via the coding sequence ATGACCACCCCCATTGATGGTTCCGCCGCCGCCGCTGCCCGTGCCGCCGCCGAAGCCGCCGCGCGCGCCGCCGCCGAGGCCGCTGCCCGCGCTGCCGCCGCGAAGGCCGCCGCCGAAGCCGCCGCGAAGGCCGCCGCCGAGCAGGCCGCGAAGCAGCAGGCCGCGCAGCAGACGAAGCAGCCCACGGTGAAGCTCTTCAATGACGGCTTCTCCTCGGGCGGCGCGCAGAACAACCGCAACGGGGTGAACCGGCTGACGGGAGAGACGACGAACCCGTTCGCCACGCCGCTGGGCACGACGGGCGGCCACGCGCGTCCGCTCACCGGCCCGGTGACGGGCAACGCCAACGGCGCGGTCCCGGTGCGGGCCGACGTCAACGGCGCGCCCCCGGCGGCGGATCCGAAGCCGCCCCACGCGGAGGCGCTGCCGGACAAGCCGGAGGACCTGCCCAAGCTCTTCCCGGAGCTGAAGGACAAGAGCAAGGACGACCTGAAGAAGGCCTACGACTCGCTCAACAAGCTGGGCACCGGCACCTTCTCCGAGAAGGCCACCGCCCTGGGCGAGCTGGCCTCGCAGTTCCCGGAGACGGTCCCCAACGCGCTGGAGCGCCTGGGCGTCAAGGACGACAAGCTGGCGAAGCTGGCCACCAACTCGGACGCCCTCACCTCGCTGGGCAAGCTGACGGACCCCAAGGCGAGCAAGGTGGACAAGGCGCAGGCGGCGCTCACCCTGGCGAAGGTCACCGGCGACACGTTCGCGCCCGAGGACCTCAAGGGCGTGCTGGACACCGCGCTCAAGGGGTTGCCCGCGGCGGAGAAGCTGGTGGGCGCCATTGGCAAGTGGACGGACCCCAACGCCTCCGCCACCGACAAGGCCACCGCCACGCTGGAGCTGGGCAAGGCGCTCAAGGACTTCGCCGGGGACAAGTTCCCCGCGCTCGCCAATGACCTGCGCAAGCTGGACGGGTCGCTGCGCGCCGCGGGCGCCGCCATCACCCTGGCGGACCCCAACGCGTCCACGCAGGACAAGGCGCTGGCCGCCGCGCAGCTGCTGGCGGAGGTGCCCGACCTCAAGAAGGACCTCAAGGCCTTCGCGGACGTCCTCAAGAACGCGGGCGTGAAGAACGCGACGGACGTGGCCCAGCAGGGCGCGCGCATGGCCGACGTGAAGGTGAAGGGCCTGGATCCGCAGCTCGCGTCCAAGCTCACGCCGGATCAGCTGAAGAAGCTGGAGGCCGCCGCCACCAAGCTGGGCGGTCCGGAGTCCCTGGAGTCCGCGCTCAAGGGCATCACCGACCCCAAGGCCCTGGACAACCTGGTGGGCCAGCTGGGCAAGGTGGACGCCGAGGCCGGCAAGAAGCTGGTGAGCGCCCTGGGCGGCATGGAGCACAAGGTCCTCAACGAGGTCCTGTCGGATCCGAAGACCACGGAGCAGTTCGCGAAGCTCGCGGGCAAGCTGGACGACGACGCGGCGAAGATCGTCTCCAAGCTGGTCACGGACATGGACGCCGGCGCCGTGAAGTCGCTGCTCAAGCTCACGGACAAGTTCGGCGCGGACGCGCTCAACACCACCGTGAAGACCCTGGGCCCGCTGCTGGACAAGGCGGGCAGCAAGCTGGTGGGCCAGGGCCTCAAGGTGATGGACAAGGTGCTGGGCAAGATTGGCGTGGAGATCACCGCCGACGTGGCCGGCAAGGTCTTCAAGAACCTGGCGAAGGTCGTCCCGGTGGCGGGCGCGCTGCCCAACGCCATCGACGCGGCGAAGTTCGAGAAGGAATCGCTGGAGCTGCACGGCAAGAACAACGACCTGGGCTACTTCGCGCACACCGCCGCGGTGCTGAACACGGCGGACGGGGCCCTGGGCATCGCGTTGGATCTCACCGGCGTGGGCGTGGCCGTGGACGTGGGCGCCAGCGTGCTGCTGGGCGCCGCCGAGCTGGCGATGGACATCGGCTTCACCCAGGAGAAGGCCAAGTACGAGGCCGACCCCAAGGGTTACGAGGCCCCGGACTGGATGAAGGCCGTGAACCTGGCGGGCGCCGCGGCGCAGGGCCCCGCGGGCCTGGCCCACATGACCGCGTACTACGGTCCGGAAGGCACCGCGCAGCTCATCCAGTGGGGCGTGGAGAAGGCCGCCAAGGGCGCGGTGAAGGCCGCCGAGTTCGTGGGCGTGTCCCAGGCGGAGCTGGCCGGTGAAGGCCTCAAGGGCGCCGCGAAGGTCATCCACAAGCTGGCGGACGTGGTGCGCAACCCGTCCAAGTACGGCGAGGCCGCGGTGAAGGCGGCCACGGAGGCCTTCAACACCGCCATCGAGAAGGGCGGCGAGCTGGCGAAGGAGGCCAAGCAGGTCCTCGACAACGTCATCGACGGCGCGAAGAAGCTGGGTGAGAAGGGCCTGGAGACGCTCAAGTACATCGCCCAGAACCCGGGCGAGGCCGCGAAGAAGGCGCTCGAGGGCATCAAGAGCGTCGTGGACTCCGGCCTGGACCTGGCCACGGACGCCGGCAAGGCGCTCTACAAGCAGGCCGTCTCCACGCTGAACGACCTGAAGGCCGGCTACGACAAGCTCACCGGCGCCGCGAAGGAGAAGGCCAAGGAGCTCATCGACGGCGCGACGACGCTCGTGTCCAACACGGTGAACAAGGCCAAGGAGCTGGGGGAGAAGGGCCTGGAGCTGCTGGCCTGGACCGCCCAGAACCCCGGCGAGGCCGCGGCCAAGGCGAAGGAGGCCATTGGCGACGCGCTGGCCAAGGGCGGCGAGCTGGCGAAGAAGGCCTGGGAGTCCGTGAAGGACCTGGGCGCCAAGGGCGCCGAGCTGGCGGAGGGCCTGGTGAAGGGCCTGGCCAACGCGGGCGAGAAGGCCGTGGAGACGCTCAAGTACATCGCGGAGAACCCCGGCGAGGCGCTCACCAAGGCCGGCGAGTGGGTGGGCGGCGCGCTGTCCGACCTGGCCCGCAAGGGCGGCGAGCTGGCGGACGCCGCGGCCGGCGCCCTCAAGGACATGATCGACTTCGGCGGCCGGCGCCTGGAGTGGGCCAAGGGCTTCGCCCGCGACCTGCTCAAGGACGGCGTGGAGTCCTTCATGAACGTCGCCAAGGCCTGGAAGGACAACCTCTCCGAGGGCGGCAAGGAGCTGCTCCTCGCCGTGGCGGACCTGGGTGACGCGGGCGTGGACGCGCTCAAGGACCTGGCCGGCGTGGGCGGCAAGCTGGCGGAGGCCGCCGTCGGCCACCTGGGCGACCTGGCGAAGAAGAGCATCGACGGCGCCAAGGAGGCGCTCGAGACGCTGGCGGACCTGCCCGGCGAGGTGGGCGAGCTGGCCGGCGATGTCTTCAACGGGGTGAAGGACTTCCTCGGCGACCTCATCCCGGACGACATCCCGGGCGTGCCCTTCATCTGA
- a CDS encoding aminopeptidase P family protein — protein MRTHDATTEDAMGLEQTQGAAARERIARVRQVMRERGVAAVWVPTSDPHLSTYVPARWKGREWASGFTGSLATLVVTEDYAGLWVDSRYWEQADTQLKGSGIATVRATSAPGQSHLDWLAANVPPGQTVAVDGAVLGLGVARSAASQLSAAGLVLRTDLDVVAEAWTDRPPLPAAPVFTHALSPVARTDKLRAVRAEMGVLGATHHFISTLDDVAWLMNMRGADVEHLPLFLAHLLVEPGGARLFIGEGKVPEALRAELEADGVTLHPYDEAARALGALPDGTRLLVDPRRITHGLRQAVPKGVSVVEGLNPSTVAKSRKTDAELAHFRDAMEQDGAALCAFFAWFESALGREPITELTVDERLSAERARRPGFVSLSFSTIAAYNANAAMPHYRATQDSHATVCLPGQKPQGLLLIDSGGQYTSGTTDITRVVPVGEPTPEQRRDFTLVLRGNINLSRARFPRGTRSPNLDALARAPLWAEGLDYGHGTGHGVGFFLNVHEGPHGFSQVLSNDITTAMEPGMITSNEPGLYRPGRWGIRIENLLAAVPDRKTEFGEFLRFETLSLCPIDTRLVDPSLLSREEVDWLNAYHATVRERLQPHVEGAARDWLKQRTQPL, from the coding sequence ATGAGGACGCACGACGCAACGACGGAGGACGCCATGGGCCTTGAGCAGACGCAGGGGGCCGCGGCGCGCGAGCGGATCGCGCGGGTGCGGCAGGTGATGCGGGAGCGCGGTGTGGCGGCGGTCTGGGTCCCGACGAGCGACCCGCACCTGTCCACCTACGTGCCGGCCCGCTGGAAGGGACGGGAGTGGGCGTCTGGCTTCACCGGTTCACTGGCCACGCTGGTGGTGACGGAGGATTACGCCGGCCTCTGGGTGGACAGCCGCTATTGGGAGCAGGCGGACACCCAGTTGAAGGGCAGCGGCATCGCGACGGTGCGGGCGACGAGCGCGCCCGGGCAGTCACACCTGGACTGGCTGGCCGCGAACGTGCCGCCGGGGCAGACGGTGGCGGTGGATGGCGCGGTGCTGGGACTGGGCGTGGCGCGCTCGGCGGCCTCGCAGCTGTCCGCGGCGGGGCTGGTGCTGCGCACGGACCTGGACGTGGTGGCGGAGGCGTGGACGGACCGGCCGCCCCTGCCCGCCGCGCCCGTGTTCACGCACGCGCTGTCGCCCGTGGCGCGGACCGACAAGCTGCGGGCCGTGCGCGCGGAGATGGGCGTGCTGGGCGCCACGCACCACTTCATCTCCACGCTGGATGACGTCGCGTGGCTGATGAACATGCGCGGCGCGGACGTGGAGCACCTCCCGCTGTTCCTCGCGCACCTGCTGGTGGAGCCCGGTGGCGCCCGGCTGTTCATCGGGGAGGGGAAGGTCCCGGAAGCGCTGCGCGCGGAGCTGGAAGCGGACGGCGTCACCCTCCACCCGTACGACGAGGCGGCCCGCGCGCTGGGGGCGCTGCCGGACGGGACGCGGCTCCTGGTGGATCCGCGGCGCATCACCCACGGGCTGCGGCAGGCGGTGCCCAAGGGCGTGAGCGTGGTGGAGGGGCTCAACCCGTCCACCGTGGCCAAGTCGCGCAAGACGGACGCGGAGCTTGCGCACTTCCGCGACGCGATGGAGCAGGACGGCGCGGCGCTGTGCGCGTTCTTCGCCTGGTTCGAGTCCGCCCTGGGCCGCGAGCCCATCACCGAGCTGACCGTGGACGAGCGCCTCTCCGCGGAGCGGGCGCGGCGTCCGGGCTTCGTCTCGCTCAGCTTCTCCACCATCGCGGCGTACAACGCGAACGCGGCCATGCCGCACTACCGGGCCACGCAGGACTCGCACGCGACGGTGTGCCTGCCGGGGCAGAAGCCGCAGGGCCTGCTGCTCATCGACTCCGGCGGCCAGTACACGTCCGGCACCACGGACATCACCCGCGTGGTCCCCGTGGGCGAGCCCACGCCCGAGCAGCGGCGCGACTTCACGCTGGTGCTGCGCGGGAACATCAACCTGTCCCGCGCCCGCTTCCCCCGGGGGACCCGTTCCCCGAACCTGGACGCGCTGGCGAGGGCGCCGCTGTGGGCGGAGGGGCTGGACTATGGCCACGGCACGGGCCACGGGGTGGGCTTCTTCCTCAACGTCCACGAGGGGCCGCACGGCTTCTCCCAGGTCCTGTCCAATGACATCACCACGGCGATGGAGCCGGGGATGATCACCTCCAACGAGCCCGGCCTCTACCGTCCGGGCCGCTGGGGCATCCGCATCGAGAACCTCCTCGCCGCCGTGCCCGACCGCAAGACGGAGTTCGGTGAGTTCCTGCGCTTCGAGACGCTGAGCCTCTGCCCCATCGACACGCGGCTGGTGGACCCGTCCCTGCTGTCCCGCGAGGAGGTGGACTGGCTCAATGCCTATCACGCCACCGTGCGCGAGAGGCTCCAACCCCACGTCGAAGGCGCGGCGCGCGACTGGTTGAAGCAGCGCACCCAGCCGCTCTGA
- a CDS encoding glycosyltransferase family 4 protein yields the protein MRRVLAILPYVPLPSDTGGTLRTLELVRALASRFTLDVFAVHRAGNDAEGFKRWLGELGVPASRLHLVDLPRVAPEETLNSTRAFLRGTPLTYVRFARQSVQDALRRVLAERGPFDIIHFDHLHMAQLLPLARRLNPSAHLVIDEHNVESQLLARMAPLSPPPMRPFLRWQFNRVERLERECVSQADTVLACSSVDAEQLRAMGAKRVEVVPNGVKLPDFAPRESKGDDLVFVGSMDWWPNEDAVLLLAREVWPLVSSELSTSKLMVVGRSPPASVRALENERLVVTGSVPSVAPYLARALATAIPLRAGSGTRLKVLEAAAAGVPVVATRLAVEGLPVVEGQHVLLAESPQEFAAALRRLRNDPDLCSRLAQNARRMAESFAWDGIGAGLGELYLNAVSASGEGKKLSREEAV from the coding sequence GTGCGACGCGTACTCGCCATCCTTCCCTACGTTCCGCTGCCTTCGGATACGGGCGGCACCCTGCGCACGCTCGAGCTTGTGCGTGCCCTTGCCTCGCGCTTCACGTTGGACGTGTTCGCGGTGCACCGGGCGGGCAACGATGCCGAGGGCTTCAAGCGCTGGCTGGGAGAGCTGGGCGTGCCGGCCTCGCGGCTGCATCTGGTGGACCTGCCGCGCGTGGCGCCCGAGGAGACGCTGAACAGCACGCGGGCCTTCCTGCGGGGCACGCCGCTCACCTACGTCCGCTTCGCGCGGCAGAGCGTGCAGGACGCCTTGCGCCGGGTGCTGGCGGAGCGCGGTCCCTTCGACATCATCCACTTCGACCACCTGCACATGGCGCAGCTGTTGCCGCTGGCGCGGCGGCTCAACCCGTCCGCGCACCTGGTCATCGACGAGCACAACGTGGAGAGCCAGCTGCTCGCGCGGATGGCGCCGCTGAGCCCGCCGCCGATGCGGCCGTTCCTGCGCTGGCAGTTCAACCGGGTGGAGCGGCTGGAGCGCGAGTGCGTGAGCCAGGCGGACACCGTGCTGGCGTGCTCCTCCGTGGACGCGGAGCAGTTGCGCGCCATGGGAGCGAAGCGGGTGGAGGTGGTGCCCAACGGCGTGAAGCTGCCGGACTTCGCGCCCCGGGAGAGCAAGGGCGACGACCTCGTGTTCGTGGGCTCCATGGACTGGTGGCCCAATGAAGACGCGGTGCTGCTGTTGGCGCGCGAGGTGTGGCCGCTGGTGTCGTCGGAGCTGTCGACCAGCAAGTTGATGGTGGTGGGCCGCAGTCCGCCCGCGTCCGTGCGAGCCCTGGAGAACGAGCGGCTGGTGGTGACGGGCTCGGTGCCGTCGGTGGCGCCGTACCTGGCGCGGGCATTGGCAACGGCCATTCCGCTGCGAGCGGGCAGCGGGACGCGCCTGAAGGTGCTGGAGGCCGCGGCGGCGGGTGTGCCCGTGGTGGCCACGCGCCTGGCGGTGGAAGGCCTGCCGGTGGTGGAGGGGCAGCATGTCCTCCTGGCGGAGTCTCCTCAGGAGTTCGCCGCCGCGCTGCGCCGGCTGCGCAATGATCCGGACCTCTGCAGCCGGCTCGCGCAGAACGCCCGCCGGATGGCGGAGTCCTTCGCATGGGACGGCATCGGGGCCGGGCTGGGCGAGCTCTACCTGAACGCCGTGTCCGCGAGTGGCGAAGGGAAGAAGCTCTCCAGAGAGGAAGCCGTCTGA